In a single window of the Streptomyces cinnabarinus genome:
- a CDS encoding carbohydrate ABC transporter permease: MRLALRPYLLIVPALLLTCGILYPFGLGLYYTLFDFSASKPQPDMVRWENYETVFTQEAFWNSAWVTVLYAVGAAAVETVLGVAVALLLHRSSLVGRVLEKILILPLMIAPVIAAIIWKLMLQPSVGVINHLLEPFGLGGVQWTDTPTGALLSSIAVDVWVYTPFVAILALAGLRSLPTSPFEAAAVDGASWWYTFRRLTLPMLWPYVLVAVIFRFMDSLKVFDIIYALTEGGPGDSTVVLQIRAYLEAIRFQRYSFGISYTIVLWAVVYLAAMVLVRHLGRIQRKAAEVR; this comes from the coding sequence ATGCGGCTCGCCCTGCGCCCGTACCTCCTGATCGTCCCCGCGCTGCTGCTGACCTGCGGGATCCTCTACCCCTTCGGACTCGGCCTCTACTACACACTGTTCGACTTCTCGGCGAGCAAACCGCAGCCGGACATGGTGCGGTGGGAGAACTACGAGACCGTGTTCACCCAGGAGGCGTTCTGGAACTCGGCATGGGTGACCGTGCTGTACGCGGTCGGGGCGGCCGCCGTGGAGACCGTGCTCGGGGTCGCCGTGGCGCTGCTGTTGCATCGGTCCTCGCTGGTCGGGCGGGTGCTGGAGAAGATCCTGATCCTGCCGCTGATGATCGCGCCGGTGATCGCGGCGATCATCTGGAAGCTGATGCTCCAGCCGTCCGTGGGGGTCATCAACCATCTGCTGGAGCCCTTCGGCCTGGGCGGGGTGCAGTGGACGGACACCCCGACCGGTGCCCTGCTGTCGTCGATCGCCGTCGACGTCTGGGTCTACACGCCGTTCGTCGCCATCCTCGCCCTCGCCGGACTGCGGTCCCTGCCCACCTCCCCGTTCGAGGCGGCGGCCGTCGACGGGGCGAGCTGGTGGTACACCTTCCGACGGCTGACGCTGCCGATGCTGTGGCCGTATGTGCTGGTCGCGGTGATCTTCCGGTTCATGGACTCGCTGAAGGTGTTCGACATCATCTATGCCCTGACCGAGGGCGGCCCCGGCGACTCGACCGTGGTGCTCCAGATCCGGGCGTACCTGGAGGCGATCCGCTTCCAGCGCTACTCCTTCGGGATCAGCTACACGATCGTGCTGTGGGCCGTGGTCTACCTCGCCGCGATGGTGCTCGTACGGCATCTGGGGCGGATCCAGCGCAAGGCCGCGGAGGTCCGATGA
- a CDS encoding carbohydrate ABC transporter permease, which produces MRKRLLGWLADAALILYFVFALFPIAWMLILSLKPTEQLFSTYFSFSPTLDGYRTVLGDSEGIPFVRFFVNSLVVSVGAVALSLVVGLPAAYASARWRFKGSDNLMFTLLSFRFAPELTVIIPLFVLYQELGLFDTYVGMVWVLQLVTLPLIVWIMRSYFADLTPELEQAALLDGYTRKQAFFKVALPLVKPGIAAVSLLAFIFAWNNFVFPLILTSSEAQTVTVGALSFLGGDRPKYNLTAAAALVSVVPPLLLALLIQRYLVRGLSFGAVKS; this is translated from the coding sequence ATGAGGAAACGGCTGCTGGGGTGGCTCGCCGACGCGGCGCTCATTCTCTACTTCGTCTTCGCGCTCTTCCCGATCGCCTGGATGCTGATCCTCTCGCTGAAACCCACCGAGCAGCTCTTCAGCACCTACTTCTCCTTCTCCCCCACCCTCGACGGCTACCGCACGGTGCTCGGCGACAGCGAGGGCATCCCCTTCGTACGGTTCTTCGTCAACAGCCTGGTGGTGTCGGTGGGCGCGGTCGCGCTCTCCCTCGTGGTCGGGCTGCCGGCCGCGTACGCCTCGGCGCGCTGGCGGTTCAAGGGCTCGGACAACCTGATGTTCACGCTGCTGTCGTTCCGGTTCGCGCCCGAACTCACCGTGATCATCCCGCTGTTCGTGCTGTACCAGGAGCTGGGCCTGTTCGACACCTACGTCGGCATGGTGTGGGTGCTGCAGCTGGTCACCCTGCCGCTGATCGTGTGGATCATGCGCTCGTACTTCGCGGATCTCACCCCGGAGCTGGAGCAGGCCGCGCTGCTCGACGGCTACACCCGTAAGCAGGCCTTCTTCAAGGTGGCGCTGCCGCTGGTGAAGCCGGGCATCGCGGCGGTGTCGCTGCTGGCGTTCATCTTCGCCTGGAACAACTTCGTCTTCCCGCTGATCCTCACCTCCAGCGAGGCCCAGACGGTGACCGTGGGCGCGCTGTCCTTCCTCGGCGGCGACCGTCCCAAGTACAACCTGACGGCCGCGGCGGCGCTGGTCTCCGTCGTACCGCCGCTGCTGCTGGCGCTGCTGATCCAGCGGTATCTGGTGCGCGGGCTGTCCTTCGGGGCGGTGAAGTCGTGA
- a CDS encoding ABC transporter ATP-binding protein translates to MIVLTGIRKAYGRVTALDGLELDVREGEFFCLLGPSGAGKTTTLKTVAGLEPPDAGTVEIAGRDMRDVEPYDRGVAMCFESYALYPHRSVYDNLASPLRSPRHRLPAAEARETIGSVAELLGISGLLERPVGQLSNGQRQRVALGRVLVRPARAFLLDEPLSHLDAKLRQRMRAELKAIGAVRRTTTLYVTHDSVEALALGDRIGVIRGGRIVQTGTREEIWYRPHDTEVARAFGRPRINLLPGTVTEDGFRSADGEVELPVRAKAGTEVLVGVRPRDLTLGGGPGHELTGTVYVTEPIGRTVEVTVRIGEQHLSLVAPRADAAGLRPDDPVRVTVRPENLLLFEADRPERPGRRIVP, encoded by the coding sequence GTGATCGTGTTGACGGGGATCCGTAAGGCGTACGGCCGGGTCACTGCCCTGGACGGGCTCGAACTCGACGTACGGGAAGGGGAGTTCTTCTGTCTGCTCGGGCCGTCCGGCGCGGGCAAGACGACCACGCTGAAGACCGTCGCCGGTCTGGAGCCGCCGGATGCCGGGACCGTCGAGATCGCGGGGCGGGACATGCGGGACGTCGAGCCCTACGACCGGGGCGTGGCCATGTGCTTCGAGAGCTACGCCCTCTACCCGCACCGCTCCGTGTACGACAACCTCGCCTCGCCGCTGCGCTCGCCCCGCCACCGGCTGCCCGCCGCCGAGGCCCGGGAGACGATCGGCTCGGTCGCCGAACTGCTCGGGATCAGCGGGCTGCTGGAGCGGCCGGTCGGCCAGTTGTCCAACGGTCAGCGCCAGCGCGTCGCGCTCGGCCGGGTGCTGGTGAGGCCCGCCCGCGCCTTCCTCCTCGACGAGCCCCTGTCTCATCTGGACGCCAAGCTGCGCCAGCGGATGCGGGCCGAGCTGAAGGCGATCGGGGCGGTGCGGCGGACGACCACGCTGTACGTCACCCATGACTCGGTGGAGGCGCTGGCGCTGGGCGACCGGATCGGGGTGATCCGGGGCGGGCGGATCGTGCAGACGGGGACCCGGGAGGAGATCTGGTACCGGCCGCACGACACGGAGGTGGCGCGGGCGTTCGGGCGGCCCCGGATCAATCTGCTGCCGGGCACGGTCACCGAGGACGGCTTCCGGTCCGCCGACGGCGAGGTCGAACTGCCCGTACGGGCCAAGGCCGGTACCGAGGTCCTGGTCGGTGTCCGGCCCCGGGACCTCACCCTGGGCGGCGGCCCCGGTCACGAACTCACCGGCACGGTCTACGTCACCGAGCCGATCGGCCGTACCGTCGAGGTCACGGTCCGGATCGGCGAGCAGCACCTCTCCCTGGTGGCCCCGCGCGCGGACGCCGCGGGACTGCGTCCCGACGATCCGGTACGGGTCACCG